The Zygosaccharomyces rouxii strain CBS732 chromosome G complete sequence genome contains a region encoding:
- the MRPL38 gene encoding mitochondrial 54S ribosomal protein uL14m (highly similar to uniprot|P35996 Saccharomyces cerevisiae YKL170W MRPL38 Mitochondrial ribosomal protein of the large subunit appears as two protein spots (YmL34 and YmL38) on two-dimensional SDS gels) produces the protein MIYLKSMLKVIDNSGGQMAECIKVMKKGSPKSPGRIGDRIVCVVQRAKPLTQNITGTANTNRVKKGDIVHAIVVRTKQKNQARSDGSFVAFGDNACVLINKNTGEPLGSRIMANDGCVSRELREKGFNKICSLASRVV, from the coding sequence ATGATATACCTCAAATCGATGCTTAAAGTGATAGATAATTCAGGTGGCCAAATGGCAGAATGCATTaaagtgatgaaaaagGGCTCACCCAAATCTCCAGGTAGAATCGGTGATAGAATAGTATGCGTTGTACAGAGGGCAAAACCATTGACTCAAAACATTACAGGTACTGCGAATACCAATAGAGTTAAGAAAGGTGATATAGTACATGCGATTGTTGTTCGTACCAAACAAAAGAATCAAGCTAGAAGTGATGGATCTTTTGTAGCATTCGGTGATAACGCATGTGTTTTAATCAATAAGAATACTGGAGAACCATTGGGATCGAGAATTATGGCAAATGACGGATGCGTCAGTAGAGAATTGAGGGAAAAGGGTTTTAACAAGATCTGTTCATTGGCATCAAGAGTGGTATGA
- the NNK1 gene encoding protein kinase NNK1 (similar to uniprot|Q757Y0 Ashbya gossypii AEL120W AEL120Wp and weakly similar to YKL171W uniprot|P36003 Saccharomyces cerevisiae YKL171W Hypothetical ORF) — translation MPDSQDESLYFEPRKIHRLASGSPSRTSLLRVYSENERANFDQVTGSRKYDDDKHRPIPSGESSQWPPQSRQRRYSLDVEENNKKRNLDEMQNEMQDEYIPELDFADEVTKWLEDEPSPSSWEQSSVSFHSPWLESPNDKMSLHGNSSHAQVEPIPLPNASTRSSSLLAPQTGSAQTEPENFELPKVRRLGRKASGNDSVSSSLGDISTSTLQELKMTPEELVDLLGKLPSDFTSMAYSQRKKIIMDLLPNKDHRIIMSWLKKIMLTNSKSGTSLQNRNSFVSPAAAVRSRHGSVASQYLSSFSPANMGGGSIGSAGSSRPDDKGALILGHRLGRIIGFGAWGMIRECVDVTSGDTRAMKIVRFRNNNKVKRQVVKEVCIWKELNHTNILKLWKWKLEDDYAIYCLTDRINSGTLYDLVISWGEIGSSKIRRKHRCKSTIVLCLQVIKALKYMHSICIAHGDIKLENCLLEKPEGNVDDKEIKVVLCDFGMSTHFGLSYKAPKKLVGNKHKSNHGDPMRFNSASDVQNLMISKKPNISKTQSNPNVPSSGGGRQMSQLQRLIKNRKLTHDDTPLGVLSLPRTYGPALSSTHITSEPSLQHLVSPMNQLTPTMDVATPHSGTDASNVPDPHSHIGSLPYAAPELLEPSPPPLGPSADIWALGVMLYAMLTGKLPFKHDFEPRLRAMIASGKFNRELLKFAVIDDVEKEFKGLYETVIGCLTVDINARWSLPMIEEVLEKDSKR, via the coding sequence ATGCCTGATAGCCAAGATGAAAGCCTTTATTTTGAACCTCGTAAAATTCATCGCTTGGCAAGTGGATCACCAAGTAGAACAAGTTTACTCAGGGTATATTCAGAGAATGAAAGGGCGAACTTTGATCAAGTTACTGGGTCAAGAAAAtatgatgacgataaaCATAGGCCAATTCCTAGTGGTGAAAGCTCTCAATGGCCCCCGCAATCGAGGCAGAGACGTTATTCACTTGATGTAGAGGAAAATAATAAGAAGagaaatttggatgaaatGCAAAATGAAATGCAAGACGAATATATCCCAGAGCTCGATTTTGCAGATGAAGTCACGAAATGGCTGGAAGATGAGCCTTCTCCATCGTCGTGGGAACAGTCGTCGGTGTCGTTCCATAGCCCGTGGTTGGAGTCACCAAATGATAAGATGAGTCTTCATGGAAATTCCTCTCATGCACAGGTAGAACCGATACCCTTACCGAATGCATCGACAAGATCAAGTTCTTTGTTGGCACCGCAAACAGGTTCAGCACAGACAGAACctgaaaattttgagtTACCTAAGGTGAGGAGGCTGGGGAGGAAAGCGTCAGGGAATGATTCagtatcttcatcacttgGTGACATCTCCACGTCAACGTTACAAGAGCTGAAGATGACACCTGAAGAACTAGTCGATTTATTGGGTAAATTACCATCAGATTTTACATCAATGGCATATTCacagagaaagaaaattatCATGGATCTACTGCCTAATAAGGACCACAGGATAATAATGTCGtggttgaaaaaaattatgcTAACGAATTCTAAGAGCGGAACCTCTCTACAGAATAGAAATAGTTTTGTGAGTCCTGCAGCGGCAGTTAGATCAAGACACGGATCAGTAGCTTCGCAATATCTGAGTTCATTCTCTCCGGCTAATATGGGAGGTGGGTCTATTGGTAGCGCTGGTAGCTCAAGACCGGATGATAAGGGAGCTCTCATATTAGGACATCGGTTAGGTAGAATCATTGGATTTGGTGCGTGGGGGATGATTAGGGAATGCGTTGATGTTACGAGTGGTGATACGAGAGCAATGAAAATTGTTAGATTTAGAAACAACAATAAGGTAAAGAGGCAAGTGGTAAAAGAAGTTTGTATTTGGAAGGAATTGAATCACacaaatattttaaaactGTGGAAATGGAAATTAGAGGATGATTATGCCATTTATTGTCTCACCGATCGAATTAACAGCGGAACTCTTTATGATTTAGTCATATCTTGGGGGGAGATTGGATCCTCAAAGATCAGAAGGAAACACAGGTGTAAGTCAACCATCGTTTTATGTTTACAGGTGATAAAAGCTTTGAAATACATGCATTCCATTTGTATAGCACATGGTGatatcaaattggaaaactgTCTTCTTGAAAAACCGGAGGGCAATGTGgatgataaagaaattaaagtAGTGCTTTGTGATTTTGGTATGAGTACCCATTTCGGTCTTTCTTATAAGGcaccaaagaaattggtcGGTAATAAGCATAAATCAAATCATGGAGATCCGATGAGATTTAATTCTGCATCTGATGTTCAGAACTTGATGATTTCTAAAAAGCCAAACATTTCTAAAACACAATCAAATCCCAACGTTCCTAGTAGTGGCGGTGGTAGGCAGATGAGCCAGTTGCAGAGACTGATTAAAAACAGAAAATTAACTCATGATGATACACCATTAGGGGTTTTATCGCTGCCTCGAACGTATGGACCTGCACTGTCGAGTACACATATCACAAGTGAGCCTTCATTACAACATTTAGTCTCGCCAATGAATCAATTAACGCCAACTATGGATGTTGCGACTCCACATTCAGGTACAGATGCATCGAATGTTCCGGATCCTCATTCTCACATCGGATCATTGCCCTATGCGGCACCAGAACTTTTAGAACCCTCGCCGCCGCCTCTAGGACCTTCAGCAGATATTTGGGCTCTTGGTGTTATGCTATATGCAATGTTAACGGGGAAATTGCCATTTAAGCACGATTTCGAACCAAGATTAAGAGCAATGATTGCGTCCGGTAAGTTCAATAGAgagcttttgaaattcgCGGTCATTGATGATGTGGAGAAGGAGTTCAAGGGACTTTACGAAACAGTAATAGGGTGTCTAACGGTCGACATAAATGCACGATGGAGTCTTCCCATGATCGAAGAGgtattggaaaaagatTCCAAGAGATGA
- the QCR8 gene encoding ubiquinol--cytochrome-c reductase subunit 8 (highly similar to uniprot|P08525 Saccharomyces cerevisiae YJL166W QCR8 Ubiquinol cytochrome-c reductase subunit 8), producing MGPPSAKTYMGWWGHIGSPAQKGITSYSVSPYAQKPLAGIFHAAFYNTARRVGAQALYVLIPMGIYWTWWENCRDYNEYLYTKAGREELERVNV from the coding sequence ATGGGTCCTCCAAGTGCAAAGACTTACATGGGATGGTGGGGTCACATCGGCTCCCCAGCACAAAAGGGTATTACTTCCTACTCCGTTTCACCATACGCTCAAAAACCATTGGCTGGTATTTTCCATGCAGCTTTTTACAACACTGCAAGAAGAGTGGGTGCTCAGGCCCTTTACGTCTTGATCCCAATGGGTATCTACTGGACTTGGTGGGAAAACTGTAGAGATTACAACGAATACTTGTACACCAAGGCAGGTAGAGAAGAGCTCGAAAGAGTCAACGTTTAA
- the ERG20 gene encoding bifunctional (2E,6E)-farnesyl diphosphate synthase/dimethylallyltranstransferase (highly similar to uniprot|P08524 Saccharomyces cerevisiae YJL167W ERG20 Farnesyl pyrophosphate synthetase, has both dimethylallyltranstransferase and geranyltranstransferase activities; catalyzes the formation of C15 farnesyl pyrophosphate units for isoprenoid and sterol biosynthesis) yields MSDNKSKFLAEFPKIVDELKQDLAQYGMPSDAVEWYERSLNYNTPGGKLNRGLSVVDTFAILKGTTATQLPSEQYSKLALLGWCIELLQAYFLVADDMMDRSITRRGQPCWYKIEEVNEIAINDAFMLEAAIYKLLKSHFRSEPYYIDLVELFHEVTFQTELGQLLDLITAPEDKIDLSKFSPAKHSFIVIFKTAYYSFYLPVALAMYVAGISDPKDLKQAQDVLIPLGEYFQIQDDYLDCYGTPEQIGKIGTDIQDNKCSWVVNKALELANAQQRKTLDENYGRKNADSEQACKKVFQELNIQQHYLQYEDSVAKELKTRISQVDESRGFKQAVLTAFFDKIYKRSK; encoded by the coding sequence ATGTCTGACAACAAATCAAAGTTTCTAGCGGAGTTCCCCAAGATTGTTGACGAATTGAAGCAAGATTTGGCTCAATATGGTATGCCATCAGATGCAGTCGAATGGTACGAGAGGAGTTTGAACTACAACACTCCAGGTGGTAAATTGAACAGAGGATTGTCAGTTGTGGATACTTTTGCCATCTTGAAGGGTACCACAGCTACTCAATTGCCCTCTGAACAGTACAGTAAGCTTGCTCTATTGGGTTGGTGCATTGAGCTTCTACAAGCCTACTTCTTGGTTGCCGATGATATGATGGATCGCTCAATCACTAGAAGGGGTCAACCATGTTGGTACAAAATCGAGGAGGTCAATGAGATTGCCATTAACGATGCCTTCATGTTAGAAGCTGCCATTTACAAGTTATTGAAGAGCCATTTCCGCAGTGAACCTTACTACATCGATCTAGTGGAATTGTTCCACGAAGTCACCTTCCAAACAGAATTGGGTCAATTGCTAGATTTGATCACTGCACCAGAGGATAAAATTGACTTGAGCAAATTCTCTCCTGCCAAACACTCGTTTATCGTCATCTTTAAGACGGCCTACTACTCTTTCTACCTGCCAGTGGCATTAGCCATGTACGTGGCAGGTATCAGTGATCCTAAGGATCTAAAACAGGCTCAGGACGTATTGATCCCATTGGGTGAGTATTTCCAAATACAGGATGATTATTTGGACTGTTACGGTACCCCAGAGCAAATTGGTAAGATAGGTACCGATATCCAAGACAACAAGTGCTCTTGGGTGGTCAACAAAGCTCTAGAACTTGCCAACGCGCAACAGAGAAAAACCCTGGATGAGAACTATGGTAGAAAAAATGCTGACAGCGAGCAGGCATGCAAAAAGGTCTTCCAGGAATTAAACATCCAACAGCACTATTTGCAATACGAGGACTCCGTCGCCAAGGAATTGAAGACCAGAATTTCCCAGGTCGACGAATCTCGTGGTTTCAAGCAAGCTGTGCTCACCGCCTTCTTTGATAAAATCTACAAAAGATCCAAATGA
- the EBP2 gene encoding Ebp2p (highly similar to gnl|GLV|CAGL0L00341g Candida glabrata CAGL0L00341g and highly similar to YKL172W uniprot|P36049 Saccharomyces cerevisiae YKL172W EBP2 Essential protein required for the maturation of 25S rRNA and 60S ribosomal subunit assembly localizes to the nucleolus) encodes MAKGGKLKEMLSHQKKQEEFEKMEKSKKEKSKANVERDEPTVVTADDLAAVEQSKAEPNQKSAEKVEDYHSQALSKKDKRKLKKQMKKEQAKDQVKESEDAEEDEEEEDEDDEGERELDLERLAQSESDEDEDEDEDEDEDEGEDQEGVEEQAEDEEDEEEQDVPLSDVEVDSDADVVPHQKLTMNNTKALRHSLQRIQLPWSKHSFEEHVSVTSKTNTDEGIKDIYDDTERELAFYRQSLDSVNYAREQLKRLKIPFKRPLDYFAEMVKSDEHMDKIKGKLVTEASEKKARQDARRQRDLKKFGKQVQNATLQKRQLEKKDTLEKIKALKQKRKHNEIGEDEFNVGVEEATSSAVDTGAGAKRPKVNHKRDAKDKKYGQGGMKRFKRKNDASSSADMTGFSQRKMKGRPGKSRRQKKH; translated from the coding sequence CTCGCATCAAAAGaagcaagaagaattcgaaaagatggagaaatctaagaaggaaaagagtAAGGCTAATGTTGAGAGAGATGAACCTACCGTAGTTACCGCAGATGATTTGGCAGCTGTTGAGCAATCTAAAGCTGAACCTAACCAAAAGAGCGCTGAAAAAGTTGAGGATTACCACAGCCAGGCATTATCTAAGAAGGATaagaggaaattgaagaaacagatgaagaaagaacaagCGAAGGACCAGGTTAAGGAGTCTGAGGATGctgaagaggatgaagaagaagaggacgaagatgatgaaggtgaaaggGAGTTAGATCTGGAAAGATTGGCTCAAAgtgaatctgatgaagatgaggatgaagatgaagatgaggatgaggatgaaggTGAGGATCAAGAGGGAGTTGAGGAACAAGCggaagacgaagaagacgaagaagaacaagatgtCCCACTTTCAGATGTGGAAGTCGACTCCGATGCTGATGTCGTGCCACACCAGAAATTGACCATGAATAATACCAAGGCTCTAAGACATTCATTACAACGTATACAATTGCCCTGGTCCAAGCATTCCTTTGAAGAGCATGTTTCCGTGACTTCCAAGACGAATACTGATGAAGGTATCAAGGATATTTACGATGACACTGAACGTGAATTGGCCTTCTACAGACAATCCCTAGACAGTGTGAACTATGCTCGTGAACAACTAAAGAGATTGAAGATTCCATTCAAGAGGCCATTGGATTACTTTGCAGAGATGGTTAAGAGTGATGAACATATGGATAAGATTAAGGGTAAATTGGTAACAGAAGCAAGTGAAAAGAAGGCACGTCAAGACGCTAGGCGCCAGAGAGATCTAAAGAAGTTTGGTAAGCAAGTGCAAAACGCTACCTTGCAAAAGCgtcaattggaaaagaaagacaCTTTGGAGAAGATTAAGGCATTGAAGCAAAAGAGAAAGCacaatgaaattggtgaagatgaatttaatgTTGGTGTAGAAGAAGCAACCAGTTCCGCCGTTGAtactggtgctggtgctaAGAGACCAAAGGTCAACCATAAACGTGATGCTAAAGACAAGAAGTACGGTCAAGGTGGTAtgaaaagattcaagaGGAAGAACGATGCAAGTTCCTCAGCCGATATGACTGGATTTTctcaaagaaagatgaaaggAAGACCAGGGAAGAGTAGACGTCAAAAGAAgcattga